One Panicum virgatum strain AP13 chromosome 9K, P.virgatum_v5, whole genome shotgun sequence genomic region harbors:
- the LOC120647811 gene encoding BTB/POZ and MATH domain-containing protein 2-like — protein sequence MPKANDCAAASAAVGARSTGRHLPHIEGYSHTKALFAGEFIPSQSFTVGGRAWCIWYYPRGAGDDQDGYAALYIAVFLVLDDSVPEPAYAEATFHLLDRAERPVPGCTHSTGLNEYSAAGGARHGVRAFVPRDFLEASGHLVDECFRIRCDVSVRRPWRTEPRPDAPPSDLRCHLGDLLASGEGADVTFQVAGEAFSAHRSVVAARSPVLKAKLSVGTAAAVRIDDVAPQVFEALLHFVYTDSLPEEAPGQDGAFMAQRLLEAAGRYGVPRLRAICEEKLCRLVEVETAATMLLFAQQHRCHGLREACVDFLRCPRALNAVMATDGFERLVKSCPALLKDLISKLAV from the coding sequence ATGCCGAAGGCGAACGATTGCGCAGCCGCCTCGGCCGCCGTAGGGGCCAGGTCGACCGGGCGCCACCTGCCGCACATCGAGGGCTACTCGCACACCAAGGCGCTCTTCGCCGGCGAGTTCATCCCGTCCCAATCTTTCACCgtcgggggccgcgcgtggtgcaTCTGGTACTACcctcgcggcgccggcgacgaccaGGACGGGTACGCCGCCCTCTACATCGCCGTCTTCCTCGTCCTCGACGACAGCGTCCCGGAGCCCGCCTACGCGGAGGCCACCTTCCACCTGCTCGACCGGGCGGAGAGACCCGTGCCGGGGTGCACCCACTCCACAGGCCTGAACGAGTactcggccgccggcggcgccaggcACGGCGTCCGGGCTTTCGTCCCCAGGGACTTCCTGGAGGCGTCGGGCCACCTCGTGGACGAGTGCTTCAGGATCAGGTGCGACGTCTCTGTCCGGAGGCCGTGGCGCACCGAGCCCAGGCCGGACGCGCCGCCGTCCGACCTGCGCTGTCATCTCGGGGACCTCCTCGCGTCGGGAGAAGGTGCGGACGTCACGTTCCaggtcgccggcgaggcgtTCAGCGCGCACAGGAGCGTCGTTGCCGCCCGTTCGCCGGTGCTGAAGGCGAAGCTCTCCGTcggcacggccgccgccgtaaGGATCGACGATGTGGCGCCCCAGGTGTTCGAGGCCCTGCTGCACTTCGTGTACACCGATTCGCTGCCGGAGGAGGCGCCGGGGCAGGACGGCGCTTTCATGGCGCAGCGTTTGCTGGAGGCGGCGGGCAGGTACGGCGTGCCGAGGCTGAGGGCGATCTGCGAGGAGAAGCTTTGCAGGCTCGTGGAGGTCGAGACGGCTGCGACCATGTTGCTGTTTGCTCAGCAGCACCGCTGCCATGGGCTCAGGGAGGCCTGTGTGGACTTTCTGAGATGTCCCCGGGCACTGAACGCGGTCATGGCGACCGATGGCTTTGAGCGTCTTGTTAAGAGCTGCCCTGCTCTCTTGAAGGACTTGATCTCCAAGTTGGCTGTCTAG